In one window of Bradyrhizobium sp. AZCC 1721 DNA:
- a CDS encoding SRPBCC family protein, which yields MTESFVLQRETHIAAPRASVFAFLTDPEKIVQWMGSEAVTEMHPGGMYLLKGVGSSTARGAFREVVPVHRLAYSFGWEGNEEVPPGSSLIEIDLIERDGGTLLRMTHSGLPSEATRDAHSKGWAHYLDRLTKVAAGQDPGPDRGPSGTRNA from the coding sequence ATGACTGAATCGTTTGTGCTCCAGCGCGAGACCCACATCGCCGCACCCCGCGCCAGCGTGTTCGCCTTCCTGACGGACCCCGAGAAGATCGTGCAATGGATGGGCAGCGAGGCAGTGACGGAGATGCATCCGGGCGGCATGTACCTCCTGAAAGGCGTCGGCAGCTCCACGGCACGCGGCGCGTTCCGCGAGGTCGTGCCGGTTCACCGCCTCGCCTACAGCTTTGGCTGGGAAGGCAATGAGGAAGTGCCGCCGGGATCGAGCCTGATCGAGATCGATCTGATCGAACGGGACGGCGGCACGCTGTTGCGCATGACCCATAGCGGCCTGCCCAGCGAGGCAACCCGCGACGCCCATTCCAAGGGTTGGGCGCATTATCTCGACAGGCTGACCAAGGTAGCCGCCGGCCAGGACCCTGGACCGGACCGCGGACCGAGTGGCACACGCAACGCGTAA
- the pdxR gene encoding MocR-like pyridoxine biosynthesis transcription factor PdxR, translating to MSKRSRSQDVALGACPHGQATFRWLTEQLGAAMLDGRLTAGTPLPSSRDLARQYGIARGTVVRAFRQLQAEGFISSKVGAGTFVSARVPDQRSFEAHKPVIAETGKPKLGFSARGQTMTTTCFPLKPIARVGVAFRAYQPDLEAFPLALWSRIAARRQRLARKELLGVGDPLGYRPLREAVAAYLGSARGVVCDADQVVIVSSVQQALDLASRLLLNTNDPVWIEDPGFPGARLVLEAAELKPVPVPVDSRGIDVAAGQRLCSAARMAYVTPAHQVPLGSRLSLERRLTLLEWAHRQGSWIFEDDYDGEFRYDGSPFAALKSLDRYGVVLYSGSFSKMLFPALRLAYLVVPPALVDGFAAARSIVDRFPPTFGQAVLCDFIVEGHFARHLRSMRELYGSRLMALREGVRRLSGILKLAPESAGLEIVAWLPSEIDDRAAVNAAAERSVEVRALSSYIVKRSAPNGLVLGFAAVDVTRIDVGLGQLAEALGKVAKRQLA from the coding sequence ATGTCGAAGCGGTCGCGCTCACAAGATGTCGCACTCGGGGCGTGCCCACACGGCCAAGCCACATTTCGTTGGCTTACCGAACAACTCGGTGCGGCCATGCTGGATGGAAGGTTGACTGCCGGCACGCCATTACCGTCCTCGCGCGACCTTGCGCGCCAATACGGTATCGCGCGCGGAACGGTGGTTAGGGCCTTCAGGCAGCTACAGGCCGAAGGCTTCATCTCAAGCAAGGTCGGCGCCGGCACCTTTGTCTCGGCGAGAGTGCCCGATCAACGGAGCTTCGAAGCGCACAAGCCGGTGATCGCAGAAACCGGAAAGCCGAAACTCGGCTTCTCTGCGCGCGGTCAAACGATGACTACCACGTGCTTTCCGCTGAAACCGATTGCAAGAGTCGGTGTTGCTTTCCGTGCTTATCAACCCGATCTCGAGGCGTTCCCGCTCGCCCTCTGGTCGCGGATTGCAGCTCGCCGGCAACGCCTCGCCCGCAAGGAGCTGCTCGGGGTTGGAGATCCTCTCGGTTATCGGCCGCTCCGAGAAGCGGTGGCCGCCTATCTCGGTTCGGCACGCGGTGTCGTCTGCGATGCCGATCAGGTCGTTATCGTTTCAAGCGTTCAGCAGGCGCTCGACTTGGCATCACGCTTATTGCTCAACACCAATGACCCGGTGTGGATCGAGGATCCCGGATTTCCCGGGGCGCGCCTCGTCCTCGAAGCGGCGGAGTTGAAGCCCGTTCCAGTTCCAGTTGATTCTCGTGGGATAGATGTCGCAGCCGGCCAGCGCCTGTGTTCCGCTGCGCGGATGGCGTATGTCACGCCGGCGCATCAAGTACCTCTCGGCAGTCGCCTCTCTCTGGAACGCCGGTTGACTCTGCTGGAATGGGCGCATCGACAAGGATCCTGGATTTTCGAGGACGATTACGACGGCGAATTCCGTTACGACGGCAGCCCATTCGCTGCACTCAAAAGCTTGGACAGGTATGGGGTCGTTCTCTACTCGGGATCTTTCAGTAAGATGCTCTTTCCCGCATTGCGCTTGGCTTACTTGGTGGTCCCACCGGCGCTCGTCGACGGCTTCGCGGCTGCCCGATCGATTGTGGACCGTTTTCCCCCGACTTTCGGACAAGCCGTGCTGTGTGATTTTATCGTTGAAGGCCACTTTGCAAGGCACCTCCGGTCTATGCGCGAGCTTTATGGCTCTCGCCTGATGGCGCTGCGAGAAGGCGTCCGCCGGCTTTCCGGAATCCTTAAGCTCGCACCCGAATCCGCAGGATTGGAGATTGTTGCGTGGTTGCCCTCGGAGATCGATGATCGGGCTGCTGTCAATGCTGCTGCGGAGCGCAGCGTCGAGGTGCGGGCGCTTTCAAGCTACATTGTCAAGCGATCCGCCCCGAACGGGCTCGTTCTTGGCTTTGCGGCTGTCGACGTCACCCGCATCGACGTGGGGCTAGGTCAACTTGCCGAAGCCTTGGGTAAGGTCGCGAAGCGTCAGCTGGCCTGA
- a CDS encoding ArsR/SmtB family transcription factor produces MVERSAHLDAVFHALADPTRRAMLGRLAERELTIGELATPFHMSFAGASKHVRVLESAGLVKRTIRGRSHLCRLEAARLAEADAWLKRYERFWTAKLDRLEALLREEDRAKAKSKSKSKSKSVTE; encoded by the coding sequence ATGGTTGAACGTAGTGCCCATCTCGACGCCGTTTTTCACGCCCTCGCGGATCCAACGCGGCGGGCGATGCTTGGTCGTCTGGCGGAACGGGAACTGACGATCGGGGAACTGGCGACGCCGTTTCACATGAGCTTCGCCGGCGCCTCGAAACACGTGCGGGTGCTGGAGAGCGCTGGTCTCGTCAAACGCACGATCCGCGGTCGTTCCCATCTCTGCCGCCTCGAGGCGGCGCGGCTCGCGGAAGCCGATGCATGGCTGAAGCGTTACGAGCGTTTCTGGACCGCAAAGCTCGACAGGCTGGAAGCTCTGCTGCGCGAAGAGGACCGGGCGAAAGCAAAATCCAAATCAAAATCCAAATCAAAATCGGTGACGGAGTAG
- a CDS encoding SRPBCC family protein produces the protein MNSTTKPDAYGSLPEPTTLKIQRLLPGPIERIWAYLTDSELRRKWMAAGDMGTKVGAPFELVWRNDELTDPPGKAPAGFGGEHRMQSRITEFDPPRKLSITWNSTGDVTFELEPKGKGVLLTVTHRRFPDRATLLKHMAGWHMHLDVLVARASGEEPAPFWDGWSGLMKEYDARLPA, from the coding sequence ATGAATTCAACGACAAAGCCCGACGCGTACGGCAGCCTGCCCGAGCCCACGACGCTGAAAATCCAGCGGCTGCTGCCCGGCCCGATCGAGCGCATCTGGGCCTATCTCACCGACAGCGAGTTGCGCCGCAAATGGATGGCGGCCGGCGATATGGGGACAAAGGTCGGCGCGCCCTTCGAACTTGTCTGGCGAAACGACGAATTGACGGATCCGCCCGGCAAGGCCCCGGCCGGCTTCGGCGGCGAGCATCGCATGCAGAGCCGGATTACCGAATTCGATCCACCCCGAAAATTGTCGATCACCTGGAACAGTACCGGTGACGTCACGTTCGAACTGGAGCCCAAAGGCAAGGGCGTGCTGCTCACGGTCACCCATCGGCGCTTCCCCGACCGCGCCACGCTGCTCAAGCATATGGCCGGTTGGCACATGCATCTCGATGTTCTGGTCGCCCGTGCGAGCGGAGAGGAGCCGGCGCCGTTCTGGGATGGCTGGAGCGGCCTCATGAAGGAATACGACGCGCGTCTGCCGGCCTGA
- a CDS encoding dienelactone hydrolase family protein has translation MGPRAKACFGLTVFLACLCTNAITFAGELIRLESAPVHLGELQKRLARERGERPKAASETIEGYLSKPEGDGPFAAIVYLHGCDELSEDARKYNARGYVSLVLDSFSTRGIKNTCSQATPGLLFARQGDALGALSYLSNLPFVDSQRIAVVGYSQGGVVALQLASNHQAEIFDVPRGLKFKATVAYYPFCGVASEELIVPTLILIGELDDWTPARDCELWMKRRADRGAPVKLVVYPGAYHAFDFPAFANGREYFGHWLKYDPSAAAQSVQEMRGFLAAQFSR, from the coding sequence ATGGGTCCACGAGCCAAAGCATGTTTCGGTCTAACAGTATTCCTTGCATGCCTTTGCACCAACGCCATCACCTTTGCAGGAGAATTGATCAGGCTCGAAAGTGCTCCCGTTCACCTCGGCGAACTGCAGAAGCGCTTAGCGCGCGAGCGCGGCGAAAGGCCGAAAGCTGCGTCCGAAACGATTGAAGGTTACCTGTCGAAACCTGAGGGCGATGGCCCATTTGCCGCCATTGTATATCTCCACGGATGCGATGAACTTTCGGAAGACGCCCGAAAGTACAACGCTCGGGGCTATGTGTCCCTTGTGTTGGATAGCTTTTCGACCCGTGGCATCAAGAACACCTGCTCCCAAGCGACGCCGGGCCTGTTGTTTGCCCGCCAAGGTGATGCTTTAGGCGCTCTATCCTATCTTTCCAATCTTCCCTTCGTCGATTCTCAACGTATCGCGGTCGTTGGATATTCGCAGGGTGGAGTGGTCGCTCTGCAGTTGGCGTCGAACCATCAGGCGGAAATCTTTGACGTCCCTCGGGGTCTAAAGTTCAAGGCCACCGTGGCCTATTACCCGTTTTGCGGCGTTGCTTCAGAGGAACTCATCGTTCCTACATTGATCCTGATTGGCGAACTCGATGACTGGACGCCAGCGAGAGACTGCGAACTTTGGATGAAGCGGCGGGCCGACAGAGGAGCGCCCGTTAAACTGGTCGTCTACCCCGGCGCCTATCACGCTTTTGATTTTCCGGCCTTCGCCAACGGCAGGGAATATTTCGGGCACTGGCTCAAATATGATCCCTCTGCGGCCGCCCAGTCAGTCCAGGAGATGCGGGGTTTCCTCGCTGCTCAATTTTCCCGTTGA
- a CDS encoding GNAT family N-acetyltransferase produces MSVRPDHPLDYPIWTALTTTQQALADGDARARRYPTEITPFAAMADMSPESFAALAGLMSPQDIAVLFTPDPVNPPAEFKIALADTGEQMIGTPVETPANGVDIVTLGVDDVPAMIELTELTKPGPFSARTHELGTFLGIRVDGQLVAMAGERMKPAQYTEITAVCVHPSHRGRGYGQMLLSAISRQIVSRGEIPLLHVFTNNHSAIALYRRQGMEIRRRLHVTVLKKQD; encoded by the coding sequence ATGTCCGTTCGACCTGACCATCCCCTCGACTATCCGATCTGGACGGCGCTCACGACCACGCAGCAGGCATTGGCCGATGGCGATGCCCGCGCGCGGCGCTATCCGACCGAGATCACGCCCTTCGCAGCGATGGCGGACATGTCGCCTGAAAGCTTTGCAGCGCTCGCCGGGCTGATGTCGCCGCAGGACATCGCCGTGCTGTTCACGCCGGATCCCGTGAACCCGCCCGCCGAATTCAAGATCGCGCTGGCGGACACCGGTGAACAGATGATTGGAACGCCGGTTGAAACACCAGCCAATGGCGTCGATATCGTCACGCTCGGTGTCGACGACGTTCCCGCGATGATCGAACTCACCGAGCTCACCAAGCCGGGCCCGTTCAGCGCGCGAACCCATGAGCTCGGCACCTTTCTCGGCATCCGCGTCGACGGCCAGCTTGTCGCGATGGCCGGCGAGCGGATGAAGCCCGCTCAATATACCGAGATCACCGCCGTCTGCGTGCATCCGTCGCATCGCGGCCGCGGCTACGGACAGATGCTGCTATCCGCCATCTCGCGCCAGATTGTGTCTCGCGGCGAAATTCCGCTCCTGCACGTCTTCACCAACAATCATTCGGCCATCGCGCTCTACCGGCGGCAGGGGATGGAAATCCGGCGCCGTCTCCACGTGACGGTGTTGAAGAAACAGGACTGA
- a CDS encoding adenylate/guanylate cyclase domain-containing protein yields MQLSSTLTWLVDAASASPGADPFLAELGTRLIGDGVPLAGGALTLAVPHPIVARRTWLWRAENGAVIEAVGFAPAGFGAAGNLSGDAGRSWLVGLAGGAVHEDNVSPGSDGPILGWIGPRPFTQPESDRLRDAARFAAAPLAALSARATVTAALEAYLGKRSAARVLTGPLRREVGETIRAALLFADLRSFTALSEAEPPAAVIAALGTWFDCIAGAVHAFGGEVLKFIGDGVLAIFPVTGPSPRDACNAALRAVASAQAGMAHLGDARREQGLPPLSFGVALHLGEILWGNVGAADRLDFTAIGPAVNLVSRLEGLCRPLGRTVLISSALAAETTTKLIPLGTHALRGIAAPCAVYTVPDG; encoded by the coding sequence ATGCAACTGAGTTCGACGCTGACATGGCTGGTCGATGCAGCCAGCGCTTCGCCGGGCGCCGACCCGTTCCTGGCCGAACTCGGCACCCGCCTGATCGGGGACGGCGTGCCGCTCGCCGGCGGAGCGCTGACGCTCGCCGTGCCGCATCCGATCGTCGCCCGCCGGACCTGGCTATGGCGCGCCGAGAATGGGGCGGTGATCGAAGCCGTGGGGTTCGCTCCGGCGGGATTCGGAGCGGCGGGGAATTTGTCCGGCGACGCCGGCCGGAGCTGGTTGGTCGGGCTCGCAGGCGGAGCGGTGCATGAAGATAATGTGAGCCCGGGATCGGACGGGCCGATTCTTGGCTGGATCGGACCGCGGCCGTTCACGCAACCGGAGTCTGATCGCCTGCGCGATGCCGCCCGCTTCGCTGCAGCGCCGCTCGCCGCGCTTTCGGCGCGCGCGACCGTGACCGCTGCGCTCGAAGCCTATCTCGGCAAGCGGAGCGCGGCGCGCGTGCTGACGGGGCCGCTGCGGCGCGAGGTCGGTGAGACGATCCGGGCCGCGCTGCTGTTTGCCGACTTACGCAGCTTCACGGCACTGTCCGAGGCCGAGCCTCCCGCGGCGGTGATTGCCGCGCTCGGCACCTGGTTCGATTGCATTGCCGGTGCTGTCCATGCCTTCGGCGGCGAGGTGTTGAAATTCATCGGCGACGGCGTGCTGGCGATCTTTCCGGTCACCGGTCCATCTCCCCGCGATGCCTGCAACGCGGCGCTCCGGGCCGTCGCTTCCGCGCAGGCCGGAATGGCGCATCTCGGCGACGCACGGAGAGAGCAGGGGCTGCCGCCGCTGTCGTTCGGCGTGGCATTGCATCTCGGTGAAATTCTGTGGGGCAACGTCGGTGCGGCCGACCGGCTGGATTTCACGGCGATCGGTCCCGCGGTCAATCTGGTGAGCCGGCTGGAAGGGCTTTGTCGGCCGCTCGGCCGAACGGTGCTGATATCAAGCGCACTCGCCGCCGAAACCACCACAAAACTGATCCCGCTGGGAACGCACGCGCTGCGCGGCATTGCGGCTCCCTGCGCCGTGTACACCGTGCCGGACGGCTAG
- a CDS encoding DUF899 domain-containing protein produces the protein MQIHTVSAQEWEAARQQLLVKEKATTRARDALAAERRRMPWLAVEKEYRFEGPNGQASLRDLFEGRHQLILYRAFFEPGVFGWPDHACRGCSMVADQVAHVAHLNARDTTLVFASRAPQPDIARLKKRMGWELIPWYTITDSFDTDFDVGEWHGTNVFFRDGNKIYRTYFINNRGDEQMGGTWNYLDITPLGRQEVWEDSPEGYPQTPTYKWWNWHDSYIEGAAPDKRWVEVSDAGEAAFRKQSAGTKG, from the coding sequence ATGCAGATTCACACCGTTTCGGCACAGGAATGGGAAGCGGCCCGCCAGCAATTGCTCGTGAAGGAAAAGGCCACGACCCGCGCCCGTGACGCGCTCGCCGCCGAACGCCGGCGAATGCCGTGGTTGGCCGTGGAGAAGGAGTACAGGTTCGAGGGGCCCAACGGCCAGGCGAGCTTGCGCGACTTGTTCGAGGGCCGTCATCAGTTGATCCTCTACCGCGCCTTCTTCGAGCCCGGCGTGTTCGGCTGGCCCGACCATGCCTGCCGCGGCTGTTCGATGGTGGCCGACCAGGTCGCCCATGTTGCCCATCTCAACGCCCGCGATACCACGCTCGTGTTTGCCTCGCGCGCGCCGCAGCCGGACATCGCGCGCCTGAAGAAGCGAATGGGATGGGAGTTGATCCCCTGGTACACCATCACCGACAGCTTCGACACCGACTTCGACGTCGGCGAATGGCACGGCACCAACGTGTTCTTCCGCGACGGCAACAAGATCTACCGCACCTACTTCATCAACAACCGCGGCGACGAGCAGATGGGAGGCACCTGGAATTACCTCGACATCACGCCGCTCGGCCGCCAGGAGGTCTGGGAGGATTCGCCCGAAGGATATCCTCAGACTCCGACCTACAAATGGTGGAATTGGCACGACAGCTACATCGAAGGCGCAGCGCCCGACAAGAGGTGGGTCGAGGTGTCGGACGCCGGAGAGGCCGCGTTCCGCAAGCAGAGCGCAGGCACAAAGGGATGA
- a CDS encoding SDR family oxidoreductase, producing MSMVSHEGALAGRVAVVAGATRGAGRGIAAALGEAGATVICTGRSSARAGAPTRSDYDRSETIEETAELVTGLGGKGVAIAVDHLEPLQVAELAERIRAEHGHIDVLVNDIWGAERLKGGPAEWNTPIWKLDLQKGLRILRLGIETHLVTSHYLLPLLIAKAGGLLVEVTDGTADYNAQHYRISVFYDLVKQSVNRLAYSQGHELAPHGATAVAITPGWLRSEMMLENFGVTETTWREALAERGGGRHQAPPDFALSESPRYVGRAVAALAADPDRGRWNQRSVSSGELARHYGFTDVDGSQPDIWRYTAEVSEGGKIADLDDYR from the coding sequence ATGAGCATGGTCTCACATGAAGGCGCGCTCGCCGGACGTGTCGCCGTGGTGGCGGGCGCGACGCGCGGCGCCGGCCGCGGCATTGCCGCCGCGCTGGGAGAGGCGGGTGCGACGGTGATCTGCACGGGGCGCAGCAGCGCTCGCGCCGGTGCTCCAACGCGATCCGATTATGACCGGTCGGAGACGATCGAGGAGACGGCCGAGCTCGTGACCGGCCTCGGCGGCAAAGGCGTCGCCATCGCCGTTGATCATCTCGAACCTTTGCAGGTCGCGGAACTGGCCGAGCGTATCCGCGCCGAGCATGGCCACATCGACGTGCTGGTGAACGACATCTGGGGCGCCGAACGGCTGAAGGGCGGGCCCGCCGAATGGAATACGCCGATCTGGAAGCTCGACCTGCAAAAGGGATTGCGGATTCTGCGGCTCGGCATCGAGACGCATCTGGTGACATCGCATTATCTGCTGCCGCTGCTGATCGCGAAAGCAGGCGGCCTGCTCGTCGAAGTCACCGACGGCACCGCCGATTACAATGCGCAGCATTACCGGATCTCGGTGTTCTACGATCTCGTCAAGCAGAGCGTGAACCGTCTCGCCTACTCGCAAGGACACGAACTCGCACCGCACGGGGCCACGGCGGTTGCGATCACACCTGGATGGCTGCGCTCCGAGATGATGCTGGAGAATTTCGGCGTCACCGAAACGACCTGGCGCGAGGCGCTGGCGGAGCGGGGAGGCGGCAGGCACCAGGCGCCGCCCGATTTCGCGCTGTCGGAATCGCCGCGTTATGTCGGCCGCGCTGTGGCTGCGCTCGCAGCCGATCCCGATCGCGGCAGGTGGAATCAGAGATCGGTCAGCTCCGGCGAACTCGCCCGCCACTATGGCTTTACGGATGTAGACGGCTCACAGCCCGACATTTGGCGCTACACTGCTGAAGTCAGCGAAGGTGGCAAGATCGCAGACCTCGACGATTACCGGTAG